Proteins encoded within one genomic window of Pigmentiphaga sp. H8:
- a CDS encoding IclR family transcriptional regulator, whose protein sequence is MESRRAAMRATRSHTEAAAQEKTSASMNRSLERGLCILRCFRPGLGALGNAEVAERTGLPKATVSRLMQTLAHGGFLKKDPVLQTYRLSFSVLSLAHAVMLDSQVVHEAVPLMQALSARQHINVGLSVPDELDMVYLHVAHGDRSRLSRRIEPGHRRPMETNAVGRAYLASLSRRQRAGQLLRLKARHERNWPAVAAEIEASLRRFEAEGHCSVVWGHGTESTAMPLIMDEGTFVLNVSYSIEEFSNRHIRSVLLPALHELAEALRARLAGCVRTAAAASSMRPTRRP, encoded by the coding sequence ATGGAGAGTCGGCGGGCCGCGATGCGGGCCACGCGTAGCCACACCGAAGCGGCCGCGCAGGAGAAAACGAGCGCGTCGATGAACCGCTCGCTCGAGCGGGGACTGTGCATTCTGCGTTGCTTCCGGCCTGGTCTGGGCGCCTTGGGGAATGCCGAGGTCGCCGAGCGAACGGGCCTGCCCAAGGCCACGGTAAGCCGCCTGATGCAGACGCTCGCGCACGGCGGCTTTCTGAAGAAGGATCCGGTCCTGCAGACCTACAGGCTGTCGTTCTCGGTGCTTAGCCTTGCGCATGCGGTCATGCTCGACTCGCAGGTCGTGCACGAAGCGGTGCCCCTCATGCAGGCGCTGAGTGCCAGGCAGCACATCAACGTCGGCCTGTCCGTGCCGGACGAACTGGACATGGTCTATCTTCACGTGGCGCACGGCGATCGTTCGCGCCTTTCCCGGCGCATCGAACCCGGGCACCGCCGGCCGATGGAAACGAATGCCGTCGGCCGGGCGTATCTGGCCAGCCTGTCTCGTCGCCAGCGAGCCGGGCAACTGCTGCGCCTGAAGGCGCGCCATGAGCGCAACTGGCCTGCCGTCGCGGCCGAGATCGAGGCGAGCCTGAGGCGCTTCGAGGCCGAAGGCCATTGCTCCGTGGTCTGGGGCCACGGCACGGAATCGACCGCGATGCCGCTGATCATGGACGAGGGCACCTTCGTGCTCAACGTCAGCTACAGCATCGAGGAGTTCTCGAACCGGCACATACGGAGCGTATTGCTGCCAGCCCTGCACGAACTGGCCGAGGCGCTGCGTGCAAGGCTGGCCGGCTGCGTCAGGACTGCCGCAGCGGCAAGTTCAATGCGGCCTACTCGTCGGCCTTGA
- a CDS encoding CaiB/BaiF CoA-transferase family protein: MTTANLPLEGITVLDLGQVYQGPYCGFLLATGGARVIKIEPPGGDSVRSRADAPGGNSLAFAMLNANKEGMTLDLKTQAGRDLLLRMVDRADVLLENFAPGVMDRLGLGADALCARNRRLIYASGSGYGSTGPYRDVLAMDLTIQAIGGMMSVTGFADGPPVKAGAAVSDFLGGAHLYGAVVTALLQRERTGEGCAVETAMFDMCYHTLASNLSMMHKQGRPAPRTGNRHGGLSVVPYNVYPARDGHVAIICVKDAHWRNLARTMDRPELADDSRYASNRARAEAIDEVDELISSWSRQHGKEEIFRLSQRNRFPAAPVRDLRELSEDPHLHQRGALHYMDHPVLGRIALPHSPLRFVRQHQLPLSPNPALGEHNASVLTNMLRMSDEDIRNYDRLGAFGSA; this comes from the coding sequence GTGACGACGGCCAATCTTCCTCTCGAAGGCATCACCGTCCTCGACCTCGGACAGGTGTACCAAGGGCCCTATTGTGGCTTTCTGCTTGCCACTGGCGGCGCGAGAGTCATCAAGATCGAGCCGCCCGGCGGTGATTCCGTGCGCAGCCGCGCCGACGCGCCCGGAGGCAACTCGCTGGCCTTCGCCATGCTGAACGCCAACAAGGAAGGCATGACCCTGGACCTGAAGACCCAGGCCGGCAGGGACCTGCTGCTGCGCATGGTGGATCGGGCGGACGTGCTGCTGGAAAACTTCGCGCCTGGCGTGATGGACAGGCTGGGCCTGGGCGCGGACGCTCTGTGCGCGCGCAACCGCCGGCTGATCTACGCCTCGGGCAGCGGCTACGGATCGACCGGCCCCTATCGCGACGTCCTGGCCATGGACCTCACCATCCAGGCGATCGGAGGCATGATGTCGGTGACCGGTTTCGCCGATGGCCCGCCGGTGAAGGCCGGCGCCGCCGTCAGCGACTTCCTGGGCGGAGCGCACCTGTACGGCGCCGTCGTGACTGCCCTGTTGCAGCGCGAGCGCACGGGCGAAGGCTGCGCGGTCGAGACCGCCATGTTCGACATGTGCTACCACACGCTGGCTTCCAATCTGAGCATGATGCACAAACAGGGGCGGCCCGCGCCTCGAACGGGCAACCGGCACGGCGGACTGTCGGTGGTCCCCTACAACGTCTATCCGGCCCGGGACGGCCACGTCGCCATCATTTGCGTCAAGGACGCGCACTGGCGGAATCTGGCCCGCACCATGGACCGTCCGGAACTGGCGGACGATTCCCGCTATGCCAGCAACCGCGCACGCGCCGAGGCCATCGACGAAGTCGACGAACTCATCTCGTCGTGGTCCCGCCAGCACGGCAAGGAAGAAATTTTCCGGCTCTCCCAGCGTAACCGTTTCCCGGCGGCGCCCGTCCGAGACCTGCGTGAACTGAGCGAAGATCCGCACCTGCACCAGCGAGGCGCACTGCATTACATGGACCATCCGGTGCTGGGACGGATCGCGCTGCCGCATTCGCCGCTGCGCTTCGTCCGGCAACACCAGTTGCCGCTATCGCCGAATCCCGCGCTGGGAGAGCACAACGCCAGCGTGCTGACGAACATGCTTCGCATGTCCGACGAGGATATCCGCAACTACGATCGCCTCGGAGCGTTCGGCTCCGCCTGA
- a CDS encoding tripartite tricarboxylate transporter substrate binding protein, giving the protein MFHPTRFHALAPLAAALLGLAAFGAQAQSVTSIVVAFPPGGPADSLARVVATQLEKELKQTVVIENKPGGNGAIAASQVARARPDGQTLFLSSVGAISINPALYPKLIYDPAKDFAPVSLLVSTPEVLVVGPDSASKTAKDFVAHAKSAKGATMASSGVGSMPHMAIVQLKLSTKANILHVPYKGAAPAITDTIGGQVDGFIGDISGLMSNIKANKVKALAIAAPKRSPLLPDVPTFDELGVPNVYANNWYGLYAPKKTPADKVAALNAAVRKVLASPELKAYAESSGVELSPTTPKEFDDLSRKDAKKWGDLIRAEGIKADE; this is encoded by the coding sequence TCCGACCCGTTTCCACGCCCTCGCGCCGCTCGCCGCGGCCCTGCTGGGACTGGCCGCCTTCGGCGCGCAGGCCCAGTCCGTCACCAGCATCGTCGTCGCCTTCCCGCCCGGGGGCCCCGCCGACTCGCTCGCGCGCGTCGTCGCCACCCAGCTCGAGAAAGAGCTCAAGCAGACCGTCGTCATCGAGAACAAGCCGGGCGGCAACGGCGCCATCGCCGCCAGCCAGGTGGCCCGCGCACGGCCCGACGGCCAGACGCTGTTCCTGAGCTCGGTGGGCGCGATCTCGATCAACCCCGCCCTGTACCCCAAGCTGATCTACGATCCCGCCAAGGACTTCGCGCCGGTCTCCCTGCTGGTTTCCACGCCCGAGGTACTGGTTGTCGGCCCGGACAGCGCCAGCAAGACCGCCAAGGACTTCGTCGCCCACGCCAAGTCGGCCAAGGGAGCCACCATGGCCTCGTCCGGCGTGGGCAGCATGCCCCACATGGCCATCGTGCAGCTCAAGCTCTCGACCAAGGCCAACATCCTGCACGTGCCCTACAAGGGCGCGGCGCCCGCCATCACCGACACCATAGGCGGACAGGTCGACGGTTTCATTGGCGACATCTCGGGCCTGATGTCCAACATCAAGGCGAACAAGGTCAAGGCGCTCGCCATCGCCGCACCCAAGCGCTCGCCGCTCCTGCCCGACGTCCCGACCTTCGACGAACTGGGCGTGCCCAACGTCTACGCCAACAACTGGTACGGCCTGTACGCGCCCAAGAAAACCCCGGCCGACAAGGTCGCCGCATTGAACGCCGCAGTCCGCAAGGTGCTGGCCTCGCCCGAGCTGAAGGCCTATGCCGAATCGAGCGGGGTCGAGCTCTCGCCCACCACGCCCAAGGAGTTCGACGACCTGAGCCGCAAGGATGCCAAGAAGTGGGGCGACCTGATCCGGGCGGAAGGGATCAAGGCCGACGAGTAG
- a CDS encoding BrnA antitoxin family protein, with amino-acid sequence MSRNKRPLTDDSGEARELGAEDLKHFGSPHEVLPESLRERIGTRRRGPQKTPTKVPVTIRLSREVVERFKASGTGWQTRVDTALKEWLETHEPA; translated from the coding sequence ATGAGCAGAAACAAACGGCCGTTGACCGATGACTCCGGAGAAGCCCGGGAGCTTGGCGCGGAAGATCTGAAGCACTTCGGTTCCCCACACGAAGTTCTTCCCGAATCCCTGCGGGAGAGAATCGGCACCCGGCGGCGTGGTCCTCAAAAAACCCCGACCAAGGTTCCGGTCACCATCCGGCTTTCGCGCGAGGTCGTGGAACGCTTCAAGGCATCTGGCACGGGTTGGCAGACACGCGTCGATACCGCGCTGAAAGAATGGCTGGAGACGCACGAACCAGCGTGA
- a CDS encoding enoyl-CoA hydratase-related protein: METSSCVQADLSGPVATLTLNRPDRLNAMTVEMDRQLRAAFDIASDSPQCRVIIIRGAGRGFCSGADRDTAGGTQSPLSWQPCPARLAEFRFGYLLESPKPVIAAIHGAAIGVGLVLAACCDIRLATCDAKLGFPYSRLGLVGEYGIAHLLPALLGSGIARELLLSGRLFSGTQALDMGLASHVADADAFDALVREYAEDLARNCSPRSMAVIKNQLRDAAQQTFIESLHRANRELDAARQSSDYAEARAARRDRRPPAFTGD, from the coding sequence ATGGAAACTTCCTCCTGCGTGCAGGCCGATCTGTCCGGACCCGTCGCCACACTGACCCTGAACCGGCCCGACCGGCTCAACGCGATGACCGTCGAGATGGACCGGCAATTGCGGGCCGCCTTCGACATCGCGAGCGACTCGCCCCAATGCCGGGTCATCATCATACGAGGCGCGGGCCGGGGATTCTGCTCGGGCGCCGATCGCGACACTGCTGGAGGCACGCAATCACCGCTTTCCTGGCAGCCGTGTCCGGCTCGTCTCGCGGAGTTCCGCTTCGGCTACCTGCTCGAGTCGCCCAAACCCGTGATCGCCGCCATCCATGGCGCGGCGATAGGCGTGGGGCTCGTCCTTGCCGCGTGCTGCGACATCAGGCTGGCGACTTGCGACGCCAAGCTGGGCTTCCCGTATTCGCGGCTGGGGCTGGTCGGGGAATACGGCATCGCCCACCTGCTTCCCGCCTTGCTGGGCAGCGGCATCGCGCGCGAACTCCTGCTGTCGGGTCGCCTGTTCAGCGGCACCCAGGCACTCGACATGGGACTGGCCAGCCACGTCGCCGATGCCGACGCCTTCGACGCACTGGTGCGCGAGTACGCCGAAGACCTGGCGCGCAACTGCTCGCCTCGCTCGATGGCCGTCATCAAGAACCAGCTGCGCGACGCCGCCCAGCAGACATTCATCGAGTCGCTGCATCGCGCGAACCGCGAACTCGATGCCGCCAGGCAATCGTCCGACTACGCCGAGGCCCGCGCGGCCCGGCGCGACCGCCGTCCTCCCGCCTTCACCGGAGATTGA
- a CDS encoding DUF1800 family protein, with protein sequence MAVHEPAMPGIALNRFGLGTRPDDTAPADGRRWLLEQLGRYEPRPAAWDPLPASGDLVRDTVARQREIRDTPSDQQAPAREALRKAQRQHYLDAIDMRTLSALDAPTPFVERLVHFWANHFAISAENPAVAMLAGSFEADAIRPHVLGRFENMVLAVERHPAMLLFLNQNASIGPGSVAATRATRRNPAQQRGLNENLAREIMELHTLGVRSGYGQEDVTEFARALTGWSVAGLGAPDTPRRGVELDQGTGYAFQAERHEPGPRTVLGRRYGQAGQQQAAAIIRDFARADATARHVATKLARHFVADNPPPAVVERLARAYRDHDGELKPVYQALIASPEAWRPAPAKFKTPWEWLVSALRGLGRTDLQGVRVAALMQQLGQPLWRPGSPAGYDDVAGSWAAPDALMRRVELAGRLASLPDAGMDARQLAPRLLPGQLGEATATALSRAESGRTAMALLLVSPEFLRR encoded by the coding sequence ATGGCCGTACACGAACCCGCGATGCCCGGCATCGCCCTCAACCGCTTCGGACTGGGCACGCGACCCGACGACACGGCGCCCGCCGACGGCAGGCGGTGGCTGCTGGAACAGCTTGGCCGCTACGAGCCTCGCCCGGCCGCCTGGGACCCCCTGCCGGCCTCCGGCGACCTGGTCCGGGACACCGTCGCCCGCCAGCGCGAAATACGCGACACGCCCTCGGACCAGCAGGCTCCCGCCCGCGAGGCCCTGCGCAAGGCGCAGCGCCAGCATTACCTGGATGCCATCGACATGCGCACGCTGTCGGCATTGGATGCGCCCACGCCCTTCGTCGAACGGCTGGTGCATTTCTGGGCCAATCACTTCGCCATCTCGGCCGAGAATCCCGCCGTCGCGATGCTGGCGGGCAGCTTCGAGGCCGACGCCATCCGCCCGCACGTGCTCGGCCGTTTCGAGAACATGGTGCTGGCGGTGGAGCGCCATCCGGCGATGCTGCTGTTCCTGAACCAGAATGCGTCGATCGGCCCCGGCAGCGTGGCCGCGACCCGCGCCACGCGGCGCAATCCGGCACAGCAGCGCGGGCTGAACGAAAACCTGGCGCGCGAGATCATGGAACTGCACACACTGGGCGTGCGCAGCGGCTACGGCCAGGAAGACGTGACGGAGTTCGCGCGCGCCCTGACGGGCTGGTCGGTGGCCGGCCTGGGCGCGCCCGACACGCCCCGGCGCGGCGTCGAACTGGACCAAGGCACGGGCTACGCGTTCCAGGCCGAACGCCACGAGCCCGGCCCGCGCACGGTGCTCGGCCGCCGCTACGGCCAGGCCGGGCAGCAGCAGGCCGCCGCCATCATCCGCGATTTCGCGCGCGCCGATGCCACCGCGCGCCACGTGGCGACCAAGCTCGCCCGCCACTTCGTGGCCGACAACCCGCCGCCCGCGGTGGTCGAGCGGCTGGCCCGCGCCTACCGCGATCACGACGGTGAACTGAAGCCGGTCTACCAGGCGCTGATCGCGTCCCCGGAGGCCTGGCGCCCCGCGCCCGCCAAGTTCAAGACGCCCTGGGAATGGCTGGTGTCCGCGCTGCGCGGGCTGGGCCGCACCGACCTGCAAGGCGTGCGGGTGGCGGCCCTGATGCAGCAGTTGGGCCAGCCGCTGTGGCGCCCCGGTTCGCCCGCCGGCTACGACGACGTGGCGGGCAGTTGGGCCGCCCCCGACGCCCTGATGCGGCGCGTGGAACTGGCGGGCCGCCTGGCCAGCCTGCCGGACGCCGGCATGGATGCGCGCCAGCTGGCGCCCCGGCTGTTGCCCGGACAACTGGGCGAGGCCACCGCCACGGCGCTGTCGCGCGCCGAATCCGGACGCACCGCGATGGCGCTGCTGTTGGTGTCGCCCGAGTTCCTGAGGAGATGA
- a CDS encoding DUF1501 domain-containing protein codes for MTIAHPRRRWLQQTALAAAATAFAPRVLFARAETDRRFVFIIQRGAADGLNTVIPYADPAYAGLRRELAIDPAQAIRLDGSFALHPALAATGELYRAGQALFLHAVASPYRERSHFDGQNVLETGGTRPYQRKDGWLNRLLGMLPGLKDAEAIALAPTVPLALRGQGRVASYAPSALPAPPDDLLLRVQQLYEPDAQLHTLWDAALEARDMAGPGRTRQNPAELGKLAATFLKRPDGPRIAMVETGGWDTHAGQNARLAAQLKNLDALLAALKEHLGDAWTRTVVLVATEFGRTAAVNGTGGTDHGTGSAAMLVGGAVRGGRVIADWPGLGPSQLLEARDLRPTLGLPTLIAATAAECFALDPGRTLQTLYPGQTAAGRLPGLLTS; via the coding sequence ATGACCATCGCCCATCCCCGGCGCCGCTGGCTCCAGCAGACCGCGCTTGCCGCGGCCGCCACGGCATTCGCGCCGCGCGTGCTGTTCGCGCGGGCCGAGACCGACCGGCGCTTCGTCTTCATCATCCAGCGCGGGGCGGCGGACGGCCTGAACACCGTGATTCCTTACGCGGACCCCGCCTATGCCGGGCTTCGGCGCGAACTGGCCATCGATCCCGCGCAGGCGATACGGCTGGACGGCAGCTTCGCCCTGCATCCCGCGCTGGCGGCCACCGGCGAACTCTACCGCGCCGGACAGGCGCTGTTCCTGCATGCCGTCGCGTCGCCTTACCGGGAACGTTCGCACTTCGACGGCCAGAACGTGCTGGAGACCGGCGGCACCCGCCCCTACCAGCGCAAGGACGGATGGCTGAACCGGTTGCTGGGCATGCTGCCCGGCCTTAAAGATGCCGAGGCGATCGCCCTGGCCCCCACCGTTCCGCTGGCGCTGCGCGGCCAGGGGCGGGTTGCGTCGTACGCGCCGTCCGCCCTGCCCGCGCCGCCGGACGACCTGCTGCTGCGCGTCCAGCAACTGTATGAACCCGATGCCCAGTTGCACACGCTGTGGGACGCCGCCCTGGAAGCGCGCGACATGGCGGGCCCCGGCCGGACCCGGCAGAATCCCGCCGAACTGGGCAAGCTGGCCGCCACGTTCCTGAAGCGCCCCGACGGTCCGCGCATCGCCATGGTGGAGACAGGGGGCTGGGATACCCATGCCGGCCAGAACGCCCGGCTGGCCGCGCAGTTGAAGAACCTCGACGCGCTGCTGGCCGCGTTGAAGGAACACCTGGGCGATGCCTGGACCCGGACCGTCGTCCTGGTCGCCACCGAGTTCGGCCGCACCGCCGCCGTCAACGGCACCGGCGGCACCGACCACGGTACGGGCTCCGCCGCCATGCTGGTCGGCGGCGCGGTCCGGGGCGGCCGCGTCATCGCCGATTGGCCGGGGCTGGGTCCGTCCCAGCTTCTGGAAGCGCGCGACCTGCGGCCCACCCTCGGCCTGCCCACGCTGATCGCCGCCACGGCCGCCGAGTGCTTCGCGCTGGACCCGGGGCGTACGCTGCAAACGCTGTATCCTGGACAGACGGCGGCAGGAAGGCTGCCGGGACTGCTGACGAGTTAG
- a CDS encoding tripartite tricarboxylate transporter substrate binding protein produces the protein MKRPYLTALVLLALGPTLPAHAQQPYPNRPIKVIVGYPAGGTLDGPARIVTQTMSRLAGQSFVVENRPGASANISAEIVAKAPADGYTLLLSSSSLSSSGALFKNLPFEPTKDFRHVGRFCTLPTVIVARKDLPANTLQEVVDLAKQNPGKLTYGSPGTGTGAHMSGEVLNRYAGIRITHIPFKGSAQALTNISGGHIDLMIGGLSTIEGAIKGKLVKVLAVTNPEPSPDLVDAPTIQQALKDYQAPRQYQFSTWLGLSAPAGTPDAVIDRLQALLQAALQDPKTRQELTAIGVSPGFLPGIALREQIDEEVPAYAKVVKEIGIAFD, from the coding sequence ATGAAACGCCCGTACCTGACGGCCCTGGTGTTGCTTGCCCTGGGCCCCACCCTGCCGGCCCACGCCCAGCAGCCCTACCCGAACCGCCCCATCAAGGTCATCGTCGGCTACCCCGCCGGCGGCACGCTCGACGGTCCCGCGCGCATCGTCACCCAGACCATGTCGCGCCTGGCGGGCCAGTCGTTCGTCGTCGAGAACCGCCCCGGCGCGAGCGCCAACATCTCCGCGGAAATCGTCGCCAAGGCGCCGGCCGATGGCTATACCCTGCTGCTCAGCTCATCCTCCCTCTCGTCCTCCGGCGCCTTGTTCAAGAACCTCCCGTTCGAACCGACGAAGGATTTTCGCCACGTGGGCCGCTTCTGCACCCTTCCCACCGTGATCGTCGCGCGCAAGGACCTGCCGGCGAACACCCTGCAGGAAGTCGTCGATCTGGCGAAACAGAATCCGGGCAAGCTGACGTACGGCTCGCCGGGCACGGGGACCGGCGCCCACATGTCGGGGGAAGTGCTGAACCGCTATGCCGGCATCCGCATCACCCACATCCCGTTCAAGGGCTCCGCCCAGGCCCTGACCAATATCTCGGGCGGCCACATCGATCTCATGATAGGCGGCCTCTCGACCATCGAGGGTGCCATCAAGGGCAAGCTGGTCAAGGTCCTGGCGGTGACGAATCCTGAACCATCCCCCGACCTGGTGGACGCCCCGACCATCCAGCAGGCCTTGAAAGACTATCAAGCACCCCGCCAATACCAGTTTTCGACCTGGCTGGGGCTGTCCGCGCCGGCCGGCACGCCAGATGCCGTCATCGACCGGCTCCAGGCCTTGCTGCAGGCCGCGCTGCAAGACCCGAAGACCCGCCAGGAACTGACCGCCATCGGCGTCTCGCCCGGCTTTCTACCCGGCATCGCGCTGCGGGAACAGATCGACGAGGAAGTGCCTGCCTATGCAAAGGTCGTCAAGGAAATCGGCATTGCCTTCGACTGA
- a CDS encoding MFS transporter, which produces MTSTAPAWLMPVVAICILQTISSFLTRLIPIIAPAMSAEFGWSGSSIGYLTASNSMGGLAILLAGSALLKQVGGMRTLQLTLSLGAVCLAFLLYPSLGVALAACFAMGLSNGAANPAGSEVLQRFSPPGKRNLMFSIKQAGVPLGGVMAGLLVPAVVALAGWRIALLACAVVVLLPIALTWRLSAGLDEIPERTGRSFPVPTWRSLRTLGVPLASLMHNRGLLKISVVGSLFAVSQSCWFTFTVVYLVDGLGYSLGRAGMVFAVMQAGGVIGRIALGWLSDYLRSATAVLSIAAVLSAVTTALLGLTSPAWPLWAALLLAFVAGCSAASWNGVQIAEVARRSPPHMISETAAGSSILVNLTNMVAPTLFAIFVSAGGGYGVAFICAGACSLLVLACLPRDRGEAGAQEGRAR; this is translated from the coding sequence ATGACAAGCACCGCACCGGCTTGGCTGATGCCTGTAGTGGCCATTTGCATTTTGCAGACAATTTCGTCGTTTTTGACCCGACTCATTCCCATTATCGCGCCGGCCATGTCCGCGGAGTTCGGCTGGAGCGGCAGTTCCATCGGTTACCTGACCGCCAGCAATTCGATGGGGGGACTGGCCATCCTGCTGGCGGGCTCCGCCCTGCTCAAGCAGGTTGGCGGGATGCGCACCCTGCAACTGACGCTGTCGCTGGGGGCCGTCTGCCTGGCGTTCCTGCTGTATCCCAGCCTGGGCGTCGCGCTGGCCGCGTGTTTTGCCATGGGATTGAGCAATGGCGCCGCCAACCCGGCCGGCAGCGAGGTCCTGCAAAGATTCTCCCCGCCGGGCAAGCGCAACCTGATGTTTTCGATCAAGCAGGCCGGGGTGCCGCTGGGCGGCGTGATGGCGGGGCTGCTGGTGCCCGCCGTGGTGGCGCTGGCGGGCTGGCGCATCGCGCTGCTGGCCTGCGCGGTGGTCGTATTGCTGCCCATCGCGCTGACCTGGCGGCTGAGCGCCGGCCTGGACGAGATCCCCGAGCGCACGGGCCGCTCCTTCCCCGTGCCGACGTGGCGGTCGCTGCGGACCCTGGGCGTGCCCCTGGCCTCGCTGATGCACAACCGCGGCCTGCTGAAGATTTCCGTCGTCGGCAGCCTGTTCGCCGTATCCCAGAGCTGCTGGTTCACGTTCACCGTGGTCTATCTGGTGGACGGGCTGGGTTATTCCCTGGGGCGGGCCGGCATGGTCTTCGCGGTCATGCAGGCGGGCGGGGTGATCGGCCGTATCGCGCTGGGCTGGCTGTCCGATTATCTGCGGTCGGCCACCGCGGTGCTGTCGATCGCGGCCGTGCTGTCGGCGGTGACGACGGCGCTGCTGGGTCTTACCAGTCCGGCGTGGCCGCTATGGGCGGCGCTTCTGCTGGCGTTCGTGGCGGGATGCTCGGCCGCGAGCTGGAACGGCGTGCAGATCGCCGAAGTGGCGCGCCGTTCGCCGCCGCACATGATTTCGGAAACCGCCGCGGGGTCCAGCATCCTGGTCAACCTGACCAACATGGTCGCGCCCACGCTGTTCGCGATATTCGTCTCGGCCGGTGGGGGCTATGGCGTTGCCTTCATCTGCGCCGGGGCGTGTTCGCTGCTGGTGCTGGCTTGCCTGCCGCGTGACCGGGGCGAGGCCGGCGCACAGGAAGGTCGGGCGCGCTAA
- a CDS encoding crotonase/enoyl-CoA hydratase family protein, with translation MDFIDIATRDGVAVLTLNAPATRNALSGPEHYAAVEAACARVGADREIRAVILTGAGSAFCAGGNVKNMWQRICAPGAVAADERYRYKEGIHRIVQALYGLEVPTIAAINGPAMGAGLDLACMCDIRLASDRARFAESFVKLGIIPGDGGAWLLQRIVGPSRAAEMIFTGDTIDPTQALACGLVSQVLPADGLMEAAWDLARRIAANPPHALRMAKRLLRESQHARLESILEMSAAFQALAHFTPDHHELVQRAATRSTAT, from the coding sequence ATGGACTTCATCGATATCGCGACGCGCGACGGCGTGGCGGTCCTGACGCTGAACGCGCCAGCCACCCGCAACGCGCTGAGCGGGCCGGAACACTATGCCGCGGTCGAAGCCGCATGCGCACGCGTCGGCGCCGACCGCGAAATCCGCGCCGTGATCCTGACCGGCGCCGGCAGCGCCTTCTGCGCCGGCGGCAACGTCAAGAACATGTGGCAGCGCATCTGCGCGCCCGGCGCCGTTGCCGCCGACGAACGCTACCGGTACAAGGAGGGCATCCACCGCATCGTCCAGGCCCTGTACGGACTCGAGGTCCCCACCATCGCGGCGATCAACGGCCCGGCCATGGGTGCCGGGCTGGACCTGGCGTGCATGTGCGACATCCGCCTGGCCAGCGATCGCGCCCGGTTCGCCGAGAGCTTCGTTAAGCTGGGCATCATTCCGGGCGATGGCGGAGCATGGCTGCTGCAGCGGATCGTCGGCCCCTCGCGCGCGGCCGAGATGATCTTCACCGGCGACACCATCGATCCCACCCAGGCCCTGGCCTGCGGACTGGTTTCCCAGGTACTCCCGGCTGACGGCCTGATGGAGGCAGCCTGGGACCTGGCCCGCCGCATCGCCGCCAACCCTCCGCACGCGCTGCGCATGGCCAAGCGCCTGCTGCGCGAATCACAGCATGCCCGGCTCGAATCGATACTGGAAATGTCCGCGGCATTCCAGGCGCTGGCGCATTTCACCCCCGATCACCACGAGCTCGTGCAACGGGCCGCCACCCGGAGCACGGCAACGTGA